Below is a genomic region from Paludicola sp. MB14-C6.
AATTACTATTTATGAAATTAAAAAATGAATCAATTCAATACATGTTATTTTTTTACTATTATGAGTAGATTGAATGGAGGAATTTGAAAAAACAACATGTATTGTTTTAAAAAAAGGATAAATGGTCAAAAATTAAAACACAAACAAAAATATTGTGTATTCTAATACAGTGGTTATGATGATAATATGAAGATAGTAAAAATGCATATAAACTACAATCATTAAGGAGGAAAAAGTAATGAAACTAACAAAAATTTCAAGTGGCATGTTAGCTCTTTTGATAGCGGCTACCACAGCAATGACAGGATGTGGAGACAAACAACCTTCTTCATCAAAAACAAACAGTGGCACAACGGAAAAACCTGTAATTGAATTTTATCATGGATATTTCCAAAGTAAAGAGGAGTGGCCAACAGCTGCAGTCATGAGAGATATTTATGACAAATTTGCAAAGGATAATGCTGACAAATTCACATTTAAGGTTAATGTGGTTGAAACAGGCGGCGAAGGTATTCAAACAAAATGTCTACAAGAAGTTGCAAACGGTTCATTTCCGGATATGGTTGACTTAGGCGGATATAACTGCATTCCAGCAGCTGTAGCTGCAAAAGCAGTATTAGACCTAAAACCATATATTGATAAGGATTCTTCCTTTAAAGCAAATGTTGGCGTAAACTACGAACAAAATCAAATCAACCGCGGAATTTACTCAATTAAAGAGCAAATTGAATCAATCGGTTTTTGGTATAACGAAGAATTATTTCAAAAAGCACAAGCAGATACTCCTGATAAATGGAAGACATGGGATGATTTTGACAAAGCTGTTGATAAATTAAAGGGATGTAAAGAAGTTGAATCTCCTTTCACATTAGCACAAGGATGGCCTACAAATCTTTTATTAACAGGTAATTTAATGAACTCTGCTGAAGGTAGAAAGTTGATGTCAAGCCCTGTTCCGGATTTCACAAATAATGCATTTAAAGATACCTTGAATTTTATTACAAATAGTGCATTAAAGAAAGTTAACAGTGCTAATTTCACACCTGACGATGATACATACAGACAAAACTTCATAAATGGTAAGAGCGCAATGTTATTCAACGGTGTTTGGGACGCAAGTTCATTTGATGCAAAAGCTACAAAATTTAAACCTGCTATTTTCCCAACCAGCGAAGCAGGCAAAAAAGCAGCAATCGTATCAGCTGGTGCTGGCTTAACAATTTCAAGCAAACTTTCAGACGCACAAAAAGAAGCTTGTGTTGCATTTGTTAAATATATGACAAGCGAAGAAGTAGCTAAGAGAATCTTTACTGAAGGTTTAGCTATGCCATCAAGCTCAACTTTTGATTATTCAAAATACTTGAATGATTCAAATGTTGGAATTAAAAATCTCGCTGCAGCATGTCAATTAGTGCAATCAGCTGATTATAAAGTTAAAGCAATTGGTGCAACGTGGGGCGGCGATGTTGAAGCAGCTATTACTGGTAAATATGCTCAATTAAAAGATGGCTCAAAAACTACTGATCAAGTAATTAACGAATTAAAATCAATTGTAGCAGAATAACCTCCTAAATAAAAACGAGTAAAAGCGCGGAATTATTCGTTCCGTGCTTTTATTCTTCTTGAAAGGATTTTGGCAATGAACAAAAGTAATAAAAAAAAGCTAAAGTTCAACAGAAAAACAGGGTTTGTCATAATGTTTTTATTGCCTGCTGTTTTATTGTTTGCGATCATATATGCATATCCGCTCGCAAATATTTTTATAACATCATTTTCAAAATGGAATTACAAAAATTTGTCAAGTCCTAAGTTCCTTGGATTTGGTCATATGTTCGACAACTACATAAAGCTCTTTACAACAGATTATTATTTTATGTCAGCACTATTAAATTCATTAAAATGGGTTTTGTTAGTTTTGGTTATCCAAGTTCCATTAGCTATAATTGTTGCATTTGTATTATCAAAAAGGCCACGAGGTTGGAAACTTGTAAGAAATACATATATTATTCCGAATATTATTTCAACTTCGGCAATTGGATTAATTTTCTTAAATTTATATGATCCTGCAAGAGGAGCTGTAACACAAATCATCAATAGCTTAAGTTCATCAAACGATGTTAATATTTTAGCAAGTGGCGGCTCTGCGTTTTGGGGTGTAACTTTCTCATTTGTATTGTTTGGTGGAACAGCAATGCTTCTTGTTTTATCTCAGATATCTGCAATTTCGCCTGATCTTTATGAAGCCGCTCGAATTGATGGCGCAAATTCATTTCAAATAGACACAAAGATTGTTTTGCCTTTATTAAAACCCATTATTGGAACAATAGCAATTTTAGCAACGAACTACGGATTGTTATTATATAATGAGATTGCATTATTAACAGGTGGTGGACCTGATAAAGCAACTTACAGCTTAAGCTACTATATTTATCAAACAGCAATGGGCAGCAGCAAGTTGAACTTTTCATTGGCAAATACAGCAGGTGTAGTGCAATTTATATTAGGACTTGTGTTAGTTGGTTTGATTTCTAAGGTTTTTAAAATGGATAAAAGTCATATTTAGTAAAGGCAATTAGTTGGAGGTAAAATCATGTTACGAAAGAAGAATAATAAAAATTTAATGGCCAAGATTTTGTCAAATATATTGAAGTATTTTGTAATGTTATTTGTACTAATAGTTTCCCTATATCCAATTATTTGGGTGTTCATATCTTCCTTTAAAGAAGTTCCGGGTGGATTGGGATTACCGAAAAAATGGATATTCGATGGATATATTACGATTTTTACTAAACTAAATATTCAAACATACTTTTGGAACAGTATTGTTATTTCAGTAATATCTACAGTTTTAAGTGTGTTAATAGTTGCGATGGCTGCGTATGTTTCAGCTAGAATCAATTTTAAAGGGAAAGGAATTATTACTACAATGTTTGCAACTACATTGTTTATTCCGGCTATTTCAATTAGCTTTCCGATTTATAGAATGATGGGTGCATTGAATTTAAGAGACACTAAGGAAGGTGTCATATTTATTTATACAGGTCTTGGAATTGCAGTGACATATTTTATAATAAGGAGTTATTTTATGACAATTCCAAAAGAAATGGAAGAAGCAGCTCAAATAGATGGATGTGGATATTCGTCTACATTTTTCAGAATTATTGTGCCAATAGCAAAACCAGGTTTGGTAACAGCAGCAATATTAGTTTTCTTAAACAACTGGAACGAATTTTATTTTGCATCACTATTGCTTACAAGCAAGGTGAATATGACTATCCCTGCGCTGCTTGGTCAATTTAAAACAGCATACTCTCAAAACTTAAATGGTATGTTTTCTGCTATAATAGTGGCAGTTGTTCCTACAATTATTGTTTTCAGCTGTACTTCAGAAATGTTTGTTAAGAGTCTAACAGCCGGAGCTGTTAAAGGTTAGTTTTGTTATAAAAAAGGTGGTATAAATAATTATGGACCAATATATTAAAAGAATGAACGAAAGAGACCAACGAACAGAATGGTTTTTAAACGATAGATTCGGTATGTTTTTGCATTGGGGGCTGTATTCCATTCATGGAAAAAATGAGTGGTATCCAAGCGACAACAAGGTTTCGACAAAAGAGTATCAAACTTATTTTGAAGAGTTTAACCCAGTAAGGTTTAATGCAAAAGAGTGGGCTAAAATGGCAAAGGCTGCTGGGATGAAATATGCGGTTTTAACAACAAAGCATCATGATGGATTTTGCTTATTTGACAGTGAGTTTACAGATTTTAAGGTTACAAATACTCCTTTTAAGCGAGATATTATTAAAGAATTTGTAGAAGCTTTTCGTGCAGAGGGGCTAAAGGTGGGATTGTATTATTCCTTACTTGATTGGCACCATGAAGAATATCCTGCTTATGGCGATATGTATCATCCAAGCAGAGATGATGAGGCCTTTAAGAATAAAAATAGAGATTTTAACAAGTACTTAACTTATATGCATAATCAAGTAGAAGAGCTTATGACGAAGTATGGTAAAATCGATATTATGTGGTTCGATTTTTCATATAAAGATCATTTGGGCGATGATTGGAAGGGTAGAGAGCTTATTAGCATGATACGCAAATATCAACCTCATATTATTTTAAATGGTAGATTAGAGGGTAGTGGTGAGTCTTATGGGTCTATTATGACAGATGAGCCCCAAGAATTTGCTGGTGACTTTGCTTGTCCTGAGATGATTATTCCACCACAAGGATTGACAACTAAGTCTGGCAGACAAATACCTTGGGAAGCATGTTTTACTCTTAATAATAACTGGGGCTATTCTCCTAATGATAAAATGTATAAAAATTCTTCTCAGTTAATTCGTAAGTTAGTTGAGTGTACAAGTAAAAATGGCAATATGCTTTTGAACTTATCACCAACCGCTAAGGGCGATTTTCCTGAAATTCAAGTCAAGATTTTGCAAGAAATTGCTGAGTGGATGAAGAAGAGTAGCGAAAGTATATACAATTGTAAAAAAGCAGATTTACCAAAGCCGGAGTGGGGACGATACACTCAAAATGGCAAAAAGCTTTACGCACATATATTAGATGAAAGTATAGGCGCAATTTGTTTACCAGGGCTAAAAGGTAAGGTGAAAAAAGCTCGTGTGTTGTCTGATGGCAGCGAAGTAGTTGCAATTAGTCCTTGGGTTGCAAAAGAGTTCCCTGATGATTTATTTATTAACTATGGGTTACCTGAATGGATGTCATTTACCTTTGAACCTACACCAGACAGAGTAATTGAACTTGAATTAATATAAATTCTTAAATTTGACTATATTTTTGGAATTTGTTATAGTAATCTTAACATAATAGTTGGCAAAAACTAATTGCTTTAGAAGGGTGAACTGACATGTATCGAGTTATTATAGCAGACGATGAACCACTTGTGCGTACGAGCTTGCAAGTGCTAATTAACTGGTCCGATTTTGATTGCGAAATTGTGTATGTCGCAAGTGACGGAAAAGACGTAATGGATCACCTTGATAGCTGTAAGCCAGATATCATTGTAACAGATATTAAGATGCCAAATTGTTCAGGAATTGATATTGCAAAATATATCAAAGATAACAAACTCATGATTAAAGTTATCATATTAACAGGCTATGCTGATTTTTCATATGCCCAGCAATCTGTAAAATATGATGTAGTTGATTATATAACAAAGACTGGAGCATTTGATGGAATTGAGCTTGCTATTCAAAAGGCGAAAGACCAACTTGTAAAGGAAAACAGCATGCTTTTGTATGATAGCAAAACTGCAATGGAAGAAAATTTTCTTAAGTCTGTTATTGATGGATCTTTAAGTAACATACCAGAGATTGAAGATAAGGCAAAATTATTAAAAATTAACTTGAAAAGTTTTGTTGTGATGGTATTTCATTTTAGCTTTCAAGATAATATTGATAATAATAAAAACTATAAAATTAATAATAGCTTAAGCCGTTTTTTTCAAATGTCTTTTAAAGAACTGGATAAAAAAATTATACCGATCAGAAAAAGCATATTTTGTATTGTTTTAAATAATGTAGATGCGAATTATCATACAAGCATTGAAAAATATTGCATAAATATATTGGATATGATAGAAAATTTCATGAATTTAAAAGTTGTAGTTGGTATAAGCGAAAAAACAGATGAATTATTCAATCTAAAAAAGGCTTATCACCATGCATTTTCATCTTTAAACAAGGGATTTTTACATATCGAAAACAAGATTAACTACTATACCCCTGAAATATTAGATGATAAATGTGTCAAAGAGACAAATGCATTATTAGAAGAAATTAACCACTGCATTCCTAAGGGAAAGGTTGCTGAGTCGCTTAACGCATTTAGAAAAATGATCTCTTTGCAAAAAGAGAATAATACATCAGCAAAAATTATTAAAAACTGTGGTGTTATGATTGCGAATAAATGTGATAGTTCATTGGGCGAATTTGAATTATCGTTATCTACTGTTATTGGAATCGACTCTGACGTTGAACAAGCTATATACAATTGTATTCAAGTAACGGATTATTCTAAATTGATGGAAAAAATCATCAAAAAATCAATTGAAACAATTAACCAATATGTACAGAAGAAGAGCATTATTATTTTTGATTGCCAAAGATATATTGATTGCAATTTTAAAAAAAATATAATGGTAGCAGATATTGCAAAAAAATTCTCTATTAGTGCAAGCTATTTAAGCAGACTGTTTAAAGAAGAAACAGGTAATACAATTATTGCAACTATTAATGAAAAGAGAATTGCAGAAGCAAAAAAATTACTGTCCGATACTGACATGATGGTATATGAAGTGGCTGATGAGTTGGGCTTTGAAAATACAACATATTTTTCTCATTTTTTTAAAAAACACACAAACATGTCGCCAAAGGATTTTAAAGAACAATCCATATAATACTATTTATATTGAAATTGAGTATATGGGTTTGTGATCGGAAAGAAGGAATAGCTTTTATGTGTTGGACAGTGAAAGAGAATGGATTTGATAAAAGCAAAATAGAGTTTTTTGGCAGTAAGTTCTGCATTGGAAATGGTTATTACGGATATAGAGGCTGCTTAGAGGAATATGCGAAAGAACAGCTTGTGGCTTGTACTCTTTCTGAAGTATATGATGACAATGGTTCTAATTGGAGGGAACCAATCAACATTCAAAATCCTCTACATACTTGTATTTATTATAAAAATGAACCGATTACGGTTTTAAATTGCGATGTTAAAGCTCATAGTCAAGAATTAGATATTAAAACAGGCTTACATACAAGAAAAACACAGTTTATCACAAAAGATAAACAAACAATATCTTTGTATTCCGAGCGATTTGCAAGTATTGATAACGTACATCTGTTACTTATGAGATATTCTGTAACAGCGGACAGTGATATGGAAATCATCCTTAAAACAACGATTGATATGGATATTTGGGACGCAAATGGCCCTCACTATAGTAATGTGGATTCGTTTGGTAACGATATTAAAACTGTTGTTTCTAAAACGATTGAGTGTCAAAAAACGGTATCATTATCTGAATGTACATTATTGAATGGACAAGTTTATGAAAGCCAAGCCTACAAGAATAACGTGGAGCGCAGCTATAAAATTACGTTGAAAAAGGATATCCCATGTGTTTTAGAAAAATATGTTGCAATTTGCAAAGATACTGATTGTGCTGATGTGAAAAAGTACTCAATTAACTATTGCAAGGACTCAGCACAGATTGGATATGACAAGTTATTCTTAAACCACAAAAACGCTTGGCAAAAGCGTTGGGATGATTTTGATATTAAAATAGATGGAGATGAAAAGGCACAATTAGCAGTAAGATATAGTATGTATTTACTACTGATTTCATCCCCATTCCATACCGATATGGTTGCAATTCCCGCAAGAGGACTATCAGGACAAGTATACAAGGGCGGAATGTTTTGGGATACCGAAATATATATGCTCCAAATGTTTGCTTATTGTCATCCCGATGTTGCGAAAAATCTTATGATGTATCGAGTGCATAATTTAAAAGGAGCAATCGAAAAAGCACAGGAATATGGATATAAGGGTGCATTTTACCCTTGGGAAAGTCAAGAAACAGGTAAGGATGGCTGTACTCATTACAATCTTGTTGACATTTTTACAGGAAGAAAAATGAGAACTTATTTTAGAGATAAACAAATTCATATTAGTGCTGATGTTGTGTATGGCTTATGGAAATATGCACAAATAACGGGTGACGATAAGATTTTATTGCATGGCGGTGCTGAAGTAATTGTTGAATGCGCTAGATTTTTCTGTTCTTATGGTTACTATAAAGTCGAAAAGCAAAGATATGAGTTATTAGATGTTACCGGTGCGGATGAGTATCATGAAAGAGTTAATAATGATGCTTATACAAACTATATGGTGAAGCTTTGCCTTCAATCTGCCGTTGAAACATTGGATTATTTACAAGAAAATCACAATGCATTATATGAGAAGATTGTATCTAATTTTGATTCAGAAGAAGAATTAAAACTTATATATAATATGAATGAAAAAATATATTTACCTCAGCCAAACAATGAGGGAGTAATCGAACAATATGATGGCTATTTTAAGCAGGAAGATTTATCTATTGAGGAATTGTACAGCAGAATAATAAAACCGAACGAGTATCTTGGCAGTCCTTGTGGATTGGCAGTAAACACTCAAATTATAAAGCAAGCTGATGTTGTTTTACTATTGTGTATGATGGGTGAGCAGTTCAGCACACAAATTAAAGAGAAAAACTGGACTTATTACGAACCAAGAACAGAACATGGTTCTAGCTTAAGCACTTGTATTTATGCATTACTTGCTGCGCAAATTGGAAAGACAGATTGGGCATATCGTTATTTAATGAAGGCGGCACAGATTGACTTAAACGGTAATTATAAGCTATATTTAGGCGATTTATATATTGGTGGAACACATCCGGCAGCAAATGGCGGAACATGGATGGTAACAGTTTTAGGGTTTGGTGGGTTACATATAAAAGATGGTATTGTGAATATTAATCCAAAGCTTCCTGAAAATTGGAATTCTATGTCATATCATTTTTATTATAATCATAACGGCTTTAACACGTCTATTTCAAGAAAAAGAATTGAAATAACTCCTGATAAGCAAAATAAAAATGATGTTCAGTTTTGCATCAATGATAAAAATTATATCTGTACCATAAAAGAAGGAATAAAAGTGAATTTTTAAAGTAGCAGGGAGGTAAAAGGGCAAGTCTTTTGTTGCTCATATACATATGAAATATAAAGCAATTTACTTTGATTGGGATGGAACTGCAGTTGCATCACGCATATCGCCCGCAGATAAAATATTACGTCCGATGATTGAATTATTGAAAAAAGGTGTGAAACTGATTATTATAAGTGGAACAACCTACAATAATATAGCTTTTGGAAAAATTCATGAGTTGATACCTGTTGAATGTCAAGCCAACCTTTTCTTAGGTTTAGGACGTGGTGCATATAATTATGGAATAAAAGAGGGAAAGCCATACTTGCTTTCAGAAAACATTCTTAATGTGGATAAAAAGTCAAAATTAGACAAAGTTTGTTTTGATATTCACCAATGTTTATGGGAGAAATATTCATTACATACAGATATCGTGTTTAGTCGTCCTAATTATTGCAAAATCGATTTAATGGTTGACAATGATAGAAAAGATAGCTTGTTTTTACAAGAGAATGAAATTGACTGTGTTAATGAAATGCTTCGTGAACACAAAATTGAAGGCGGGTTAAAACAGTTGATTGATTTAAGCGAAACGATTGGAAACAACAATAACATGCCAGTTAAGGCAACTACCGACGCAAAATATTTAGAGGTTGGCATTACAACTAAAAGCGACAATGTTGATTATTTTGTGAACTATTTTCATAAACATGACCATATAACCATTGAGGATTGTTGCTTTTGTGGTGATGAGTTTACTTGCTTGTCAGATGGAGTTTATGGTAGCGATTCACAAATGATTACCCAAAGAACCAAAACAGCAAAGTTTCTTGATGTTTCTGTTTGTGCAAGATTATTACCAAAAGAAGTAGACCACATTGGAGGCGGAGTAGAAGGCTTTCAAAATTTCTTAGAATCACAAATTTAATATAATACATTATCCATTATTTTTCTTGCAGAATAATAATGGATAATGTATTATAAAGGAATAATGTTAATATTTAGGTGGTAAACAGAATGAAAAGGTACATTGCTTTAATAGTAGCAATTGGACTTTTAATAATTGCTATTGTTTCCATTCAGCAGACGAAAACAAAAGAAACAAAACCAAAGCCTACAACCATAACGCTGATGCATGGATGGGGTGGCGCAAATCAAGATGACATTAAAATGCGGGAAATATACAATGACTTTGAAAAGAAATATCCACAGTATAAAGTCATATTAGAAACATATCCATCTGCCAATCTTGCGCTTGAAAGGGCACAACAGATGTTAGCAGCAGGCAGAATGCCTGATATTATTAACACAAGTGGTAGCACCTCTTATTTAAGAAATGCAATTCAGCTAAATATGGCTTTGGATTTAATGCCATATTTGCAAAGAGATGAAGATTTTTTACATGATGTAAATCCACAGGTCTTAGAAAATTGGAAAACCAATGGGGCATTGTTTACAATACCTGATGAGATAGAAGTTATTGGTTATTGGTATAATTCACAAATATTTTCTAAAGCAGGATTAACTGAAGATGGGTCTCCTTTTTCAAATGCACTTGTTCCACCCACATGGAATGAATTTTTTAAAATATGCGATAGACTTGAATCCTATATTAAAGAAAATAACTTATATAGTACTTGCCTTTCTGTATATGATGAGCATGCCTTTGAATCTTTAGCAGGCGCTTACATTTGTGATAATAAAGATTACCTTTTATATAAAAATTTTAATAGCTATAAACCTTCTGATGAAGCAATTACTCATGCGGTGAGTTTCTTAAAAAAGTTAGAGAAATACACTCAGGAATTGATGAATTTCAATGCAACAGATGCAATATATAATTTTTCCAATGGTAGTACCGCAATGCTTATTGGAAGTGCATCATTAAGCAGTCAGCTTAATGACAGTAGTTTTAAAAACGATATTTTATTTGCACCTTTTCCTTCTAATACTGGAAAACCTCTTTCATATGTATCCGCTGGATCAGGGTATATGATAGGAAACAACACTTCAGAAGACAAAAAGAAAGCAGCAGTACAGTTTATAAAATATATGGTTAGTGATGAAGTCCAAAAAAGGATCTTAACACAAACGCAACACATGCCTCAAAATCCCAATTTAGATTTAGCCCAATTCATATCTAGTAATACATTATTTCATATGGCTTGGAAAAACGCAGATAGTGCATCTGTTCATTTGCCAACTGTTCAAACAAACTGGACAACAAAAGAGTTATTGGAGTTGAAATCCCAAATTAACAACTGCATCACGAACGATTAACATAATATCGAAAATAAATGGCAAAAGTGGGAAAAGATAATGATTTATAATAATAAACCAAGAAAAAAGTTTAGAATTCAAATTATTCGCACAACAACTTTAGTTGTTTTGTTTTCGTTAATATCCTGTACTATAGTTTTGCTGGTATCAATGTACAATAATATGACAAATTTTATAAGGAAAGATATTGATTTTTTTCTTTCTGAAACATCTAATAACATGCATACAAAAACGATCTACATAGAAGATATGTTGACTGAGCTTAGTAAAAATACATTGATAGCAAATCATCTACTTAATGTATACAATGGAAAATCCAGCTCAACAAAACAAGCTGATATTGAGACCGAGCTTATGAAGTGTACAAATTTATATAGCTATGATAATACAAATGGAACAGAATATTCCTTGGTAGACAAGGTGTATTTGTTTGACAAAAACGGTTCGGTTTATCGTAATATGTTTTCAAGCTATAATCGTCAAGAGCGATATGGAATAGATCAACTTTATAACAAGTTATACGACATATTTAAAACTAAAAAAGCCCCAACACAATTTTATTATCTCAATAATAATTTGATTGTTGCATATACAGTGTATTCAAAATCTATGGAAAATATAGGCACAGCGATGTTTTCTATTAACCACAATTTTATAAATCAGATATTTAGTAGCGTAGACAACTATGAGGGATCATTTTGGTTTGCATTTAGTAAGGAAAAGCGAATAATTGTAGATAAAAATGCTAATTTCATTACAACAGATTTACAAAAACAATTAATGAATCAAGCAGCCGACAATGAGTATGTCATTCATCTGAAAGATAATGATTACATAGTATATACAAGGCAAATGAGTATGGGATTAAGTTGTACCATTGCAATACCGGAAAATACAATTTTTAAGTCGATGATGACATCAACGACAGTTCCATTAATTGTGGTATGTGTTGTAACACTCATACTTTTAATTATGTCTGCTCATATTGTTTATAAACTAACAAAACCTTTGCAGGATATAACGGAAAAAATACAGGTCGTTATTGACGGTGAATATGATGCAAAGCTTCCCAATTATGAAAGCCAAGAGTTTTTTAATATAAGTCAAGCATTTAATAATATGACGAATGAAATTGGATATTTAATCAATGATGTATATAAAAAGCAGTTGATGATAAAGGAATCAGACTTAAAATTCTTGCAATCTCAAATGAATCCACATTTCATGTTTAATGTACTAAATACTATTGCATTAAAAGCAAAATTGGATAATAACGAGGACATTTTTCAAATGACAAATGCCTTTTCTCAGTTGGCGCAAGCAAGTATCTATCGAAAAAATACGGAAAAGATAAAAATAAAAGAGGAAATAAAGTACATAGAATTCTATTTGTTTTTACAAAGGTACAGGTTTGGAGAAAATCTTCAATATAAGATAGTGTGTGAAGATGAGATCCTTTTAGAATATTATATTCCTAAGCTCACAATACAAGTGTTAGTTGAGAATGCTGTTGTTCATGGTTTGGAAAAAACAACTAAGAAAGGAATAGTAATAGTAGATATCTCGGAGATTGATAATCAACTAATTATTCAGGTTATTGATGATGGAAAGGGATTTGATGGATTAGAGGGAAGAATTGTTCCACCAATACATTTTGAAGAAAATGTAGGC
It encodes:
- a CDS encoding ABC transporter substrate-binding protein, producing MKRYIALIVAIGLLIIAIVSIQQTKTKETKPKPTTITLMHGWGGANQDDIKMREIYNDFEKKYPQYKVILETYPSANLALERAQQMLAAGRMPDIINTSGSTSYLRNAIQLNMALDLMPYLQRDEDFLHDVNPQVLENWKTNGALFTIPDEIEVIGYWYNSQIFSKAGLTEDGSPFSNALVPPTWNEFFKICDRLESYIKENNLYSTCLSVYDEHAFESLAGAYICDNKDYLLYKNFNSYKPSDEAITHAVSFLKKLEKYTQELMNFNATDAIYNFSNGSTAMLIGSASLSSQLNDSSFKNDILFAPFPSNTGKPLSYVSAGSGYMIGNNTSEDKKKAAVQFIKYMVSDEVQKRILTQTQHMPQNPNLDLAQFISSNTLFHMAWKNADSASVHLPTVQTNWTTKELLELKSQINNCITND
- a CDS encoding sensor histidine kinase encodes the protein MIYNNKPRKKFRIQIIRTTTLVVLFSLISCTIVLLVSMYNNMTNFIRKDIDFFLSETSNNMHTKTIYIEDMLTELSKNTLIANHLLNVYNGKSSSTKQADIETELMKCTNLYSYDNTNGTEYSLVDKVYLFDKNGSVYRNMFSSYNRQERYGIDQLYNKLYDIFKTKKAPTQFYYLNNNLIVAYTVYSKSMENIGTAMFSINHNFINQIFSSVDNYEGSFWFAFSKEKRIIVDKNANFITTDLQKQLMNQAADNEYVIHLKDNDYIVYTRQMSMGLSCTIAIPENTIFKSMMTSTTVPLIVVCVVTLILLIMSAHIVYKLTKPLQDITEKIQVVIDGEYDAKLPNYESQEFFNISQAFNNMTNEIGYLINDVYKKQLMIKESDLKFLQSQMNPHFMFNVLNTIALKAKLDNNEDIFQMTNAFSQLAQASIYRKNTEKIKIKEEIKYIEFYLFLQRYRFGENLQYKIVCEDEILLEYYIPKLTIQVLVENAVVHGLEKTTKKGIVIVDISEIDNQLIIQVIDDGKGFDGLEGRIVPPIHFEENVGEHNHIGLNNTQEILHYYYGNKYGIVIDTDQENGTTVTVNIPIEIENN